The following proteins are encoded in a genomic region of Paenibacillus sp. FSL R7-0273:
- a CDS encoding GNAT family N-acetyltransferase, whose product MRAATETIDTVRLKLRPFKMEDAPSMHANWINDIDVQSNYGEPVYSSIALVEELLHQWVLSYNRNDFYRWAIILKEHEECIGQIAFCQVDTDHRLAEIEYCIGRPYQNTGYATEALIAVIQYTFSHTPLHRLQAYHRGQNEVSGKVMQKAHMQFEGTHKESYYYSDTGEYDDKHYYGIVKGTI is encoded by the coding sequence TTGCGGGCGGCAACTGAAACCATAGATACTGTAAGGTTAAAGCTAAGACCATTTAAAATGGAAGATGCCCCGAGTATGCATGCTAACTGGATCAATGACATAGATGTCCAAAGCAATTACGGTGAACCTGTTTATAGTAGTATAGCTTTAGTAGAAGAGTTACTGCACCAATGGGTGTTGTCCTATAATAGAAATGATTTTTACCGGTGGGCAATCATACTTAAAGAACATGAGGAATGTATTGGACAAATCGCCTTTTGTCAGGTTGACACGGACCATCGTCTTGCAGAAATCGAATACTGTATCGGCCGGCCGTATCAGAATACAGGGTATGCCACTGAGGCTTTAATAGCAGTAATACAGTATACCTTTTCCCATACTCCACTGCACCGGCTGCAGGCATATCACCGCGGGCAGAATGAGGTATCTGGAAAGGTGATGCAGAAAGCTCACATGCAGTTTGAAGGTACACATAAAGAAAGTTACTATTATAGCGATACTGGAGAATATGATGATAAGCATTACTACGGAATCGTAAAAGGAACTATATGA
- a CDS encoding DUF6138 family protein, whose product MDDSLEPVIEEMKQEIDKWIAYINDKDAEKIIKRTTLQAGVHGYALLKYEGGRVDVTDYPLDLSMPGKSRLSTNGGLTEEQVREQIVPELAHYMQHKLKALPPAVLDYRFDFEGNFQVVSGGTVKVPILKYMDEAKKQLLLERISSYISSKLEAGKYPTKPLETFFLARHLLDEELYPVLDSGRIIGLYERIQELNKGSKHLAEHRNTLTVALKNWVEEQWLPRYFELTGSEWQKEYKKKSGAVLEESGSGQEAVKLVIYGAVNILRYEPSYSRSTGLTFLNCLTALGSTRAEQLIREGSGVLPVDITRLRNERVECTVNDVFAEVSIHMKQESGESYGQALRFLIKLLEQGFPNSYQIKLKSAVKRWLPLKGLAKSGTHRFFANALEYPEVHPLLEEYARAAMETFEWYSDTEGEKCCMPGSYAVFGLGLTDSAYFPLVREYMEKIDIEHQSVQNGFTAALYGHYGINMETLPTLVTCMLYSTDSLKLKMMKEIEDEQLLRLLLSQVRSLQYYQAEHLVYLIWGGKDKLKKLAEKAEGEKKQNLEELMQAAKRG is encoded by the coding sequence ATGGATGATTCACTGGAACCCGTTATTGAAGAAATGAAGCAGGAAATAGACAAGTGGATTGCATATATCAACGATAAGGACGCTGAGAAGATTATAAAACGCACAACGCTTCAGGCGGGAGTTCACGGGTACGCGCTCCTTAAATATGAGGGTGGCAGAGTGGATGTGACGGATTACCCGCTGGATTTATCTATGCCGGGCAAAAGCAGGCTGAGCACCAACGGCGGGCTTACAGAGGAGCAGGTGCGGGAGCAGATCGTTCCTGAGCTGGCTCACTATATGCAGCATAAATTAAAGGCACTCCCTCCGGCAGTACTGGACTACCGGTTTGATTTTGAAGGAAACTTCCAAGTAGTAAGCGGCGGCACTGTCAAAGTGCCTATTCTCAAATATATGGACGAGGCGAAGAAGCAGCTGCTGCTGGAGCGGATCAGCTCCTATATCTCCAGCAAGCTCGAAGCCGGCAAATATCCGACCAAACCGTTAGAAACGTTTTTCTTGGCCCGGCATCTGCTGGATGAAGAATTGTATCCCGTCTTGGATTCCGGCAGAATCATTGGTCTGTATGAGCGGATACAAGAGCTGAATAAGGGAAGCAAGCATCTTGCAGAGCACCGCAATACACTGACCGTGGCCCTAAAAAATTGGGTTGAGGAGCAGTGGCTGCCAAGATACTTTGAGCTCACCGGCAGCGAATGGCAGAAAGAATATAAGAAGAAGAGCGGTGCCGTGCTGGAGGAGAGCGGGAGCGGACAAGAAGCCGTGAAGCTGGTGATCTATGGTGCAGTAAACATCCTAAGATATGAGCCTTCTTACAGCAGAAGTACGGGGCTCACCTTCCTGAATTGCCTGACTGCCCTCGGCAGCACCCGGGCTGAACAGCTGATCCGCGAGGGCAGCGGTGTGCTGCCTGTGGATATTACCAGACTGAGGAATGAACGGGTGGAATGTACAGTTAATGATGTGTTTGCTGAGGTAAGTATCCATATGAAGCAGGAGTCAGGGGAGAGCTACGGTCAGGCGCTCCGGTTTCTGATCAAGCTGCTTGAACAGGGTTTTCCAAATAGCTATCAGATTAAGCTGAAATCCGCAGTTAAGCGCTGGCTGCCGCTCAAGGGACTGGCCAAATCGGGTACACACCGTTTTTTTGCGAATGCGCTTGAATATCCGGAGGTCCACCCGTTGCTGGAAGAGTACGCCAGGGCTGCCATGGAAACCTTCGAATGGTATTCGGATACGGAAGGGGAGAAATGCTGCATGCCGGGCAGCTATGCGGTCTTTGGGCTTGGTCTCACAGACAGTGCATATTTCCCGTTGGTCAGAGAGTACATGGAGAAGATAGACATTGAACATCAGTCGGTCCAGAATGGGTTCACAGCAGCATTGTATGGGCATTACGGCATTAACATGGAGACTCTTCCTACACTCGTGACGTGTATGCTGTATAGTACGGATTCATTAAAGCTAAAGATGATGAAAGAGATTGAGGATGAACAGCTGCTCAGACTGCTGCTGAGTCAGGTCCGCAGCCTCCAGTACTACCAGGCGGAGCATCTTGTATACCTGATTTGGGGCGGTAAGGATAAGCTGAAGAAGCTTGCTGAGAAGGCTGAAGGGGAGAAGAAGCAGAATCTTGAAGAGCTGATGCAAGCCGCCAAACGCGGTTAA
- a CDS encoding MarR family winged helix-turn-helix transcriptional regulator → MNCSMEQEAVLYLLKKMSNELSPKFERCTGIGSSRYDLLYQLYLADEVTQSDLQKAIHIDSAAITRHLKQLEAEGMVTRRRNPVDQRVTFVRLTEECRSLIVNFNKERTQFIQQLLNGFSEQETNLLTDMLTRLHYNLKDL, encoded by the coding sequence ATGAATTGTTCAATGGAACAAGAAGCTGTATTGTACCTGCTCAAAAAAATGAGTAACGAGCTCAGCCCGAAGTTCGAGCGCTGCACCGGCATCGGCTCTTCCAGGTACGATCTGCTGTATCAGCTATATCTCGCGGATGAAGTAACCCAGAGTGATCTGCAAAAGGCCATTCACATCGACAGCGCTGCAATTACCCGTCACCTAAAGCAGCTCGAGGCGGAAGGCATGGTGACCAGAAGACGCAATCCGGTAGATCAGCGGGTGACTTTTGTGCGGCTGACTGAGGAATGCCGGAGCCTTATTGTAAACTTTAACAAGGAACGGACCCAATTTATCCAGCAGCTGCTTAACGGCTTCAGTGAACAGGAGACGAATCTGCTGACAGACATGCTCACCAGGCTGCATTACAATCTGAAGGATCTTTAG